ACAAGACAAGGTGAATCCAGAGAACTCAGCTTCCCAGCTTGAAGGCATCCACGAAAAGGCCCAGACATACACCGGCTTTCCAGAAGTTCACCATTGAAATAAATGACTGAAATCGTCCAGGAGGCCTGGTGACCGGTTTTCTGTACATAAGCATGCCGATTCCTTCAATGGCAGCCACTACGACGCCAGCAACAAGAACATCCCAGTCACCAGTCTGCCCTAGGATTGTTGCCAGAGCATTGGCGGTGTAGAATCCAAAGAGCACAAGGAATATCTTTGTGGGAGACTTGCTTCTGGCAGAGTTAAGCTTTTCAAGTAGTTGCCTTCCAGCAGCTTGGGCGAGTCGGCCAAGCCTTGTCCTGCCAAGAAAACCACTGTCCTCTTCAAAGTCTTCGCCATCTGCGTTAGGTGGTCCACCTGTCTCCAAGGCAAACACAGGCCTCCATCTTGAGTTTTTCATCTGGTAACTAAACAGAGTAGATATATCAAATCGTGGTTCCTAAGCTTCACAAAGGTAGGgtactcaaaatctcaaagacttATGATACAATCTTGTACTCTTGTATCTAACTCTGCAGACATTCCCATATGCTTCCATATAAAAGTTGGTACTACCATCATTTCCATTTTCATGATATAAAATGGTTTAATTAAACTTCGTCACACCCG
This window of the Triticum aestivum cultivar Chinese Spring chromosome 5D, IWGSC CS RefSeq v2.1, whole genome shotgun sequence genome carries:
- the LOC123121062 gene encoding ycf20-like protein is translated as MLLRHGAPLCAPRPPAGGLCAGGGRHGFTLALPNVLRQTCFLWAAKTSGGAISYQMKNSRWRPVFALETGGPPNADGEDFEEDSGFLGRTRLGRLAQAAGRQLLEKLNSARSKSPTKIFLVLFGFYTANALATILGQTGDWDVLVAGVVVAAIEGIGMLMYRKPVTRPPGRFQSFISMVNFWKAGVCLGLFVDAFKLGS